TCTAAAGTTAGAAAAGACTTTAAACAATTATCCCAACAACTCAAATAGGATTGCTATATTAACTTTAAAAAAAAGGAATATGGTATAATTAAAGCTGGATAAAGCCACTGTTGATTTTGAATCCCATGCTCAATATTCCCAAAATCCTCGCACAAGAACTGTCTCTTAGACCCTTTCAAGTGGAAAACGCGCTACAATTGTTTTCTGAGGGTGCAACGATTCCTTTTGTGGCGCGGTATCGGAAAGAACTCACAGGTTCTTTGGATGAAATTCAACTGCGGGATCTCTCAGAACGTTATACCTATTTAACGGAATTAGAAGACCGGAAAAAAAGTATTTTAGAAGCGATCGCCTCCCAAGATAAACTAACTGATGAACTGCGAGATAAAATTGAAACTTGTTTACAAAAAACGGAATTAGAAGATTTATATTTACCCTATAAACCCAAACGAAGAACTCGCGCCACCGTTGCTAAAGAAAAAGGATTAGAACCTTTAGCTGAATTTATTGCTAATTTTAATCAACCCAATTCTCCAACCGTTGCGTTAGAACTGGAAGCCGAGAAATATATTTCTGAAGAAAAAGGCGTTAAAACCGTTGAAGATGCTTTAAATGGAGCTTCTGATATTTTAGCAGAAATCGTGTCAGAAAAAGCAAATTTACGAGCCTATTTGAGAGAATATTTAATGAATAATGGGGTATTTTCATCCTTAGTAAAAGAGGATTACCCCGAAGGAACAACTAAATTTGAAATGTACCGCCAATATCGAGAAAATGTACAGGATATTAAACCCCATAATTTGTTAGCGTTATTTCGCGGAGAAACAGAAGGAATCTTAAAAGTTGAAATTGAATTTGATCAGGATTTTGTTCTTTCTTATTTAGAATCTCAGGAAATTAAAACCAAAAATTCAGTTATTAGAAAATTTTATCAACCGATGTTAAAAGATGCCTTTAATCGGTTAATGAAAACTTCGTTAATGAGTGAAGTTAGAAGCGATCGCAAAGCCTACGCCGATTTAGAATCAATTAAAACCTTTGAAGCCAATTTAAGAGAATTATTACTCGCCTCACCTGCGGGAATGAAACCCACATTAGCCATTGACCCAGGGTTTAGAACCGGATGCAAAGTTTCAGTTTTATCCGAAACGGGAAAATTCTGTGAATATCATACTATTTTTCCCTATCAAGCAGAAGGTCAACGTCAAGATGCTGCGAAAAAGATTAAACAATTAATCGATAAATATAAAATAGAATTAATTGCTATTGGAAACGGAACCGCCGGACGAGAAACCGATGAATTTATAACAGAAATTATTGCTAAATTAGACCGGAAACCGATAAAAGTTATGGTAAATGAATCCGGTGCATCGATTTATTCGGCGAGTGACGTGGCGCGACAAGAATTCCCCGATTTAGACTTAACGGTGCGGGGTGCGATTAGTATCGGACGACGGTTACAAGATCCCTTAGCAGAATTGGTTAAAATTGACCCGAAATCTATAGGAGTTGGACAATATCAACATGATGTCGATCAAAAATTATTGAAGAAAAAACTCGATGATACCGTCGAAAGTTGCGTTAACTATGTGGGAGTGGAATTAAATACCGCCTCCAAAGAATTATTAACCTTTGTATCAGGAATTACGCCAGCAGTGGCTCAGAATATTGTTAATTATCGCAATGAAAATGGAGCTTTTAAAACCCGAAAAGAATTGTTAAAAGTAGCAAAATTAGGCCCTAAAGCCTTTCAACAGGCGGCAGGATTTTTAAGAATTCGAGGAGCGGTTAACCCTTTAGATAATACCGCCGTGCACCCGGAAAGTTATAAGGTGGTGGAAGTTATGGCGAAGGATTTAGGGGTTTCCTTAAATAATATTAGCCAATTTAAGGATAAAATTAAATCTGTTAAACTGGATAAATATGTTACTGACACCATTGGAATTCCGACCTTAAAAGACATTATTAATGAACTTGAAAAACCTGGACGAGATCCCCGTGCGGAGTTCAAATATGCCACGTTTAAAGAAGGAATTAAAGAAATATCAGATTTAAAAATAGGAATGGAATTAGAAGGAAGTGTGACGAATGTAGTTGCTTTTGGTGCATTTGTTGATATTGGAGTTCATCAAGATGGGTTAGTTCATATTTCCCAAATCGCGGATCAATTTGTTGATGACCCAAATAAATTTGTTAAAGTGGGTCAAGTGGTGAAAGTACGGGTAATGGAAATTAACGAGAAGTTAAAACGGATTAGTTTAACAATGAAATTGTAGGGAATACTGATGTTTTTAATCATGTGATCGGCTTAATTTCTTGCTATAATAACCTCCAAAGGTTAACAACACTCGAAAAACATCTATAGCAATCCCAAATAGGTTGTAATAATTTACAACTGATATGAAACAGCCAAAGGAGAAATAAAAATGCCTTCTCTCGAAGAAATAATAGATAAAAGAATTGGAGAAGTTCAAACTGATAGTTTAGATCTCAGTTTTGGTGAGTTGGTTAATCTTTACTCAGCATCGCCTCAAGAGCTTGTTATTCAGCCGGAATATCAACGTCTTTTTCGTTGGTCAGATGACAAAAAATCACGATTGATAGAATCAATTCTTCTCAAACTCCCGATTCCTCAAATTTTTGTTATGGAAAGAGAGAAGAGTGTCTTAGAATTAATTGATGGTTTACAACGATTGGTTTCTGTCATTCAATTTATAAATTCTTCGGTATTAGGTTTAGAACCTCTAGTCCTTCAGGGATGTGATTTAATTCAGGAATTAAACGGTCAAACATTTGAAGACTTGCCCTTAAGACTCAAGTTAACCATTAAACGCTCATCCATCAGAACAGTTAT
This genomic stretch from Planktothrix serta PCC 8927 harbors:
- a CDS encoding Tex family protein, with the translated sequence MLNIPKILAQELSLRPFQVENALQLFSEGATIPFVARYRKELTGSLDEIQLRDLSERYTYLTELEDRKKSILEAIASQDKLTDELRDKIETCLQKTELEDLYLPYKPKRRTRATVAKEKGLEPLAEFIANFNQPNSPTVALELEAEKYISEEKGVKTVEDALNGASDILAEIVSEKANLRAYLREYLMNNGVFSSLVKEDYPEGTTKFEMYRQYRENVQDIKPHNLLALFRGETEGILKVEIEFDQDFVLSYLESQEIKTKNSVIRKFYQPMLKDAFNRLMKTSLMSEVRSDRKAYADLESIKTFEANLRELLLASPAGMKPTLAIDPGFRTGCKVSVLSETGKFCEYHTIFPYQAEGQRQDAAKKIKQLIDKYKIELIAIGNGTAGRETDEFITEIIAKLDRKPIKVMVNESGASIYSASDVARQEFPDLDLTVRGAISIGRRLQDPLAELVKIDPKSIGVGQYQHDVDQKLLKKKLDDTVESCVNYVGVELNTASKELLTFVSGITPAVAQNIVNYRNENGAFKTRKELLKVAKLGPKAFQQAAGFLRIRGAVNPLDNTAVHPESYKVVEVMAKDLGVSLNNISQFKDKIKSVKLDKYVTDTIGIPTLKDIINELEKPGRDPRAEFKYATFKEGIKEISDLKIGMELEGSVTNVVAFGAFVDIGVHQDGLVHISQIADQFVDDPNKFVKVGQVVKVRVMEINEKLKRISLTMKL